A DNA window from Aphelocoma coerulescens isolate FSJ_1873_10779 chromosome 7, UR_Acoe_1.0, whole genome shotgun sequence contains the following coding sequences:
- the LOC138113314 gene encoding maestro heat-like repeat-containing protein family member 7 codes for MEQTPPASVPKPAWVKEEEEGGSGAASAQQPQELEQLQLLPQEDPAVDRTQEHNPARGRFRRTAQMICEFIMCIWREETTSVGTGVLANFHLFSAEAGAAMLDLLVEKGVSNPKEVPAMVRYIHRWLTANESAEHRLDKPLLQLTMEYPSDVLMTLLRWAPLYDRAAATMWMTIMSSSGTAELALQLLLDVLGNWPEHSTRTSDGDDTDVFVLAATVTLWRLFNLTWCPHVVLEYFPQLFLRLLFQAYISTLDIPEEVDTFWKRCQEQHGLATNPSRFTLQTLKALLCQLQCEHVVMAMEHKRGWDMLLCANTHHYAVGLLAREMRCVSVIWCCSIVSCLLDLLSKEISDWELPAMAFLVEVLECLDLNECGENILEIMKRHLQSRSREMRRLVLRGLMVLSKDPSMAKRMYSLTKSLGDLLWDADEDIIEMTTTVLSFLLSHKDVVIPSPIALQLAEALWQLFDNDNSLVQLLSIHLFQEVMKLVAAKGKKLLKRCVRRSLLPLFFNCHDENRHVAEASQETLLCALRFLKRRDLEHLVKTDQMWRFGKCLLAEDRSRAADHLSLALPYLENPQESLREAAVRFIGIAGRYLREQQREVRVICGALQHMTDDSSPAISSLALQTLYIHLAVQRIPISRYQKMQDQLRRLWESRPSLCRGGWLSCWSPVEN; via the exons ATGGAGCAAACACCCCCCGCCAGCGTGCCCAAGCCGGCCTgggtgaaggaggaggaggaaggcggctctggagctgcctcagcacagcagccccaagagctggagcagctccagctgctgccacaggagg ACCCAGCCGTGGACCGGACACAAGAGCACAACCCCGCCCGTGGCCGCTTCCGCAGAACAGCGCAG ATGATTTGTGAATTCATCATGTGCATCTGGCGGGAAGAGACCACCAGCGTGGGCACTGGGGTCTTGGCAAACTTTCACCTCTTCAGTGCCGAGGCCGGTGCTGCCATGCTGGATTTGCTTGTGGAGAAGGGTGTCTCTAATCCAAAGGAA GTGCCAGCCATGGTGAGGTACATCCACCGCTGGCTCACAGCCAATGAGTCTGCTGAGCACAGGCTGGACAAGCCCCTTCTGCAGCTGACCATGGAATACCCCTCCGATGTGCTGATGACTCTCTTGCGCTGGGCCCCATTGTATGACAG agctgctgcgaCCATGTGGATGACAATCATGTCCTCGAGTGGTACTGCGGAGCTGGCACTGCAGCTACTCCTCGATGTGCTGGGGAActggccagagcacagcacacgcACCTCTGATGGCGATGACACAGATGTCTTTGTCCTGGCT gCAACTGTGACACTGTGGAGGCTCTTCAATCTGACCTGGTGCCCACATGTAGTGTTGGAATATTTCCCCCAACTCTTTCTGCGTCTGCTCTTCCAAGCTTACATCAGCACACTGGATATACCAGAGGAGGTTGATACTTTCTGGAAGCGATGCCAGGAGCAACATGGCCTTGCCACCAACCCCAGCAG GTTCACATTGCAGACCCTGAaggccctgctctgccagctgcagtgtGAGCACGTGGTGATGGCAATGGAGCACAAGCGTGGCTGGGacatgctgctctgtgccaacACCCACCACTATGCCGTGGGTCTGCTGGCCAG GGAGATGCGCTGCGTCTCTGTAATCTGGTGTTGCAGCATCGTATCCTGCCTCCTCGACCTGCTCAGCAAAGAGATTTCAGACTGGGAACTGCCTGCCATGGCATTCCTTGTGGAG GTCCTGGAGTGCCTGGACCTGAATGAATGTGGTGAAAACATCCTGGAGATCATGAAAAGGCACCTGCAGAGCCGGTCCAGGGAGATGCGTCGCCTGGTGCTCAGAGGCCTCATGGTGCTCAGCAAGGATCCCTCAATG GCCAAAAGAATGTACAGCCTGACCAAAAGCCTTGGAGACCTACTGTGGGATGCTGATGAAGACATCATTGAGATGACCACCACTGTACTCAGCTTTCTGCTCTCGCACAAAGACGTCGTAATACCCAGCCCCATCGCCCTGCAGCTGGCTGaggcgctctggcaactcttcGACAAT GACAACAGCCTTGTGCAGCTGCTCTCCATTCACCTCTTCCAAGAGGTGATGAAGTTGGTagcagcaaagggaaaaaagctcCTGAAGAGGTGTGTGAGGAGGAGCCTGCTCCCACTCTTCTTCAACTGCCATGATGAGAACAGGCACGTGGCAGAG gccTCTCAGGAAACGCTGCTTTGTGCACTACGGTTCCTGAAGAGGAGGGATCTTGAGCACCTGGTGAAGACGGATCAGATGTGGAGGTTTGGCAAGTGCTTG ctggcagaggacaggagccGAGCGGCCGATCACCTGAGCCTGGCCCTGCCGTACCTGGAGAACCCGCAGGAGTCCCTGCGAGAGGCGGCCGTCAGGTTCATTG GCATCGCCGGGCGGTACCTGAGAGAGCAGCAGCGAGAGGTTCGGGTCATCTGCGGGG CCCTTCAGCACATGACAGATGACAGCAGCCCCGCCATCTCAAGCCTGGCCCTTCAAACGCTGTACATCCACCTAGCTGTACAGAGGATTCCCATCTCCCGATACCAGAAGATGCAAGATCAACTCCGCCGGCTCTGGGAGTCACGGCCTTCCCTGTGTCGCGGTGGCTGGttgagctgctggagccctgtggagaacTGA